The Microbacterium sp. SORGH_AS_0862 region GATCGCGGGTTCACCGTCGCTGAACGGCAGTGCGTTCAGTGGGCCGTCGAATCCGAAATGCTCGCCGCGATGGCGGACGGCCCGCATCCGCGTCCCGTCCGCATAGCGGTCGTCGTCGCGGTCGAGGATCAGTGCGCCCTCGTCCCAGCTCCGCCACAGCGAGCGGATGCCGTCCAGCCACTCCTCGGCGCGGTCGTAGGCGGCATCGTGCCCGAGCGGCGCGTCGGTCCCGAAGTGACGGGCACTGCCGGTGTCGGTCACCACGTTCAGTCCCAGCCGGTGGCCGCTCAGGTGCTGCAGCGACGCGAACTGCCGGGCGGCCGTGTAGGGCAGGTACGCCGCGGGATTCACGGTGGGGACGACTCCCAGGTGCCGGGTCGCCGCGAACAGATACGGGGCCAGCACGAAGGGATCGTGTTTGGGGCCGCCGAAGGCGTGCCGCACCCGCAGATCGATCGTCTCCGCGGATCCGAGCGAGGGCGCATCCTCGATGATCAGCAGATCGAACCCTGCCTGCTCCAAGGTGCGCGCGGACTCCTGGTAGAGGTGCGGAGCCGTCCAGTCGTAGTCCCAGTCCAGGCTGGGCAGTCCCCAGCCGTGCGGACCGAACCCGCGGGCCAGGAACCAGCCGAAGTGCTGCGGACGGCTCACCCGATGACCTCGATCGTGCGTGCGGATGCCGCGAGGGCGGCGGCCTTGAGCGCCCGCTCGAGATCGGCGATGAGGTCGTCGGCGTCCTCGATACCGATCGACAGCCGCAGCGTTCCCGGATACACGCCGAGCGCGGCGCGCGCATCGTCGGTGTGCTGCGCGTGACTCGTCGTGGCCGGATGCAGCACGAGTGAGCGGACGTCGCCGAGATGGGTCATGTGGGTCACGACCTGTACCGCCTCGACGAAGGCGCGTGCCGCCGTCTCGCCGCCGTGCAGCGTGAAGGTGAACACCGACCCGGCGCCGCGGGGGAGAAGGCGCTCGGCGAGGGCGTGATGCGGATGGCTCGCGAGTCCCACGTAGTCGACCGACGCCACCTCGTCGCGGCTCTCGAGCCACGCCGCGATCCGTGCTGCATTCGCCGACTGCTCTCGCACCCGAAGATGCAGCGTCTCGATGCCCTGCGAGACGAGGAAGGCGTTCAGCGGCGAGGGCGTGGGGCCCAGCCGCGGGGCGACGGACTCTCGCACATAGGCCAGACGCGCGCGGGCGCCGTGGCGTTCCCACACGCTCGGCGCGCCGTCGTGGCGCGCGTTCACCAGCTGGGGGAAGAGCGCCCCCGAGCGGGCGGCGTCGAAGCGGCCGTCGTCGACGATCACGCCGCCGAGGGCCGCACCGTGGCCGGCGAGGAACTTGCTCGCCGAATGGACGACGACCGCCGCGCCCAGCTCGATCGGTCGCACGAGGTAGGGGGTCGCGAACGTGTTGTCGACGACGAGCGGGATGCCGAGGCCGTCCGCCACGGCGGCGATGGCGGGCACGTCCAGCAGATCGTTGCGCGCATTGCCGATGGACTCCGCGAACAGGGCACGGGTCTCGGGCCGGATCGCGTCCTGCCACGCGCGCGGGTCCGCGATGTCGTCGACATAGGTGACCGTCACCCCGAACCGGGAGAGCAGGTCGTTCACCAGCCCGCGCGTTCCCTCGTAGATGTGGGTGGAACTGACCAGGTGATCACCGGCCGAGAGCAGCGACAGCAGCGCGACGGAGACGGCCGCCTGGCCGCTGCCGACGAACACCGCGCCGGCGCCGCCCTCCAGTTCGGCGAGGCGGCGCTCGAGGGCGTCGACGGTCGGGTTGCCGGTGCGCGTGTAGCCGTAGCCGTCGCCCGTCGCGAAGTGCGCGGCCGCGTGGTCGAAGTCGTCGAAGCGGAAGCCGGCGGTCATGTAGACCGGGACGGTGCGCGATGCCGCATCCGTCCAATCGGTGCCGCTGTGCACCTGTCGCGTGGCGAATCCGTGGGTGGGTTCGGTCATGAGGGTCCTGCCGTCTCGGGTCGCAGCAGCCTAAGAGCGCAGACCGCTCGCGGGCGAGTGCGCCGACACACAACGTCACCTGGGCGCCCGTGCGGGTGGGCCGCGGCCCCGGAGCTCGGTGGTAGCCTGTGCGGGTGCGGATCGCTCGCCTTCTCCTTCGCAGCCGCGACGAGTCCTAGACCCAGGCCTCCCTCGTCGCGGAGTTCGTTGCGGGCTTGATCCACCGTCATCTCAGGAGAACGACAGCATGAGCAATCCCGATCACTCCGCGGCGTCCGCGCCGCGCACCCTGGCCGAGAAGGTCTGGGACAACCACCTGGTGGTCAAGGGCGAGGACGGCCAGCCCGACCTCATCTACATCGACCTGCACCTCGTGCACGAGGTCACGAGTCCGCAGGCCTTCGACGGTCTCCGCGCCGAAGGGCGGGGTCTGCGGCGCCTCGACCTGACGATCGCGACCGAGGATCACAACACCCCGACGCTCGCGATCGACAAGCCGATCGCAGACCCGACCAGCCGCCTGCAGATCGAGACGCTGCGCCGCAACGCCGCCGAGTTCGGTGTGCGCATCCACTCGCTGGGCGACGCCGAGCAGGGCATCGTGCACGTCGTCGGTCCACAGCTGGGGCTGACCATGCCGGGCATCACGGTCGTGTGCGGCGACTCGCACACCTCCACCCACGGCGCCTTCGGGGCGATGGCCTTCGGCATCGG contains the following coding sequences:
- a CDS encoding O-acetylhomoserine aminocarboxypropyltransferase/cysteine synthase family protein yields the protein MTEPTHGFATRQVHSGTDWTDAASRTVPVYMTAGFRFDDFDHAAAHFATGDGYGYTRTGNPTVDALERRLAELEGGAGAVFVGSGQAAVSVALLSLLSAGDHLVSSTHIYEGTRGLVNDLLSRFGVTVTYVDDIADPRAWQDAIRPETRALFAESIGNARNDLLDVPAIAAVADGLGIPLVVDNTFATPYLVRPIELGAAVVVHSASKFLAGHGAALGGVIVDDGRFDAARSGALFPQLVNARHDGAPSVWERHGARARLAYVRESVAPRLGPTPSPLNAFLVSQGIETLHLRVREQSANAARIAAWLESRDEVASVDYVGLASHPHHALAERLLPRGAGSVFTFTLHGGETAARAFVEAVQVVTHMTHLGDVRSLVLHPATTSHAQHTDDARAALGVYPGTLRLSIGIEDADDLIADLERALKAAALAASARTIEVIG